AATGACTTTCTATTGATCCCAGGGCTGGGAGGTGCGGGTGGATCAAGTTGTAGAATAACAAGTATAGGATAATTTTGCTTTATAAAACACACAAGAacacataaacagaaaaagaacttggagatacaaaacaaacaaataatcacGGCTATCTCTGGGCTCTGGGACTAGGAGAGGGATATTTTCACCTGTTACTTTATATACCACTGTAATTTTACTTTCATGATaagcatgtattatttttctaaaaggaaaaataacataagCTCACTTCATaacatttggattttttaaaaacctataaggaaatagagaaaaagtgATATGAATTCTCACCACACAGAGGCATTAAATTGTCGCCACTTTTCTTTTCAGTCCTTATTATGcatttttaacatatttgagATCGTAATTTTAGGCTTGTCTTTCAATTAAGATAATACTGTATTTTCCCTATAAAAATTCAGAGAATAAAGAGACACAAGAGAACAAAAAGCACATATATTCCCACCACACAGAGATAATTGCCtaagaaaatattgtaaaattcaAGTGCACAGAAATGGATTATGAGTCATCCATTCACACTGTCATAGAACATGCAGACTTGTTCTTTAATTTCATAATAATCACACAATAATTAGTCAATATGTTTTAATTATAGAATGAATACCACCCACTAACCCATCAAACCTGAGCCGCACTAGAATACTGACAATGACTTCCCTCTACTTCTATTCCAACCGCCTTTCCTCAGTCCCAATTGTCATTATCCTAAATTTTTTATTGCCTTTCCTTTACtttctcataaaatatttttaatccctAGTATATATGTACACCTAAATAAAATATCCTTCAGTTGTACTTGTTTtgaataattaatataaaaagaacATCCTATTATATGTAGTCTTCTGGGActtgatgtgctgtgctgtgcttagtcactcagtcatgtccaactctgcgaccccatggactgtagcccaccaggctcctctgtccttggggattctctaggcaagaatactggcatggattgccatgccctcctccaggggatcttcccaacccaggcgttgaacccaggtctcctgcattgcaggcagattctttgctagctgagctaccagggaagcccctggtctacacaaatttatatatataatatgtttatcTGTTGTCCACTCATTTCtctgctgtataatattccattgtgtaaacaCAGCACAATGTATTCAGTTTCCTTTAGGGACTTTCTCTATTAATACTTCAGTGTATATTCTATTGGTCTATACATTCTTTCCTAGACCTATTTCTCTCACTACTGAAGAGTTATGTCCTTCACCTCTGTatgccagtttcctcatctgtaaaacagggatgatAGTATCTACCTCAATGGGttcttatgaagattaaatgtgtTGATGCATGTAAGgtccttagaacagtgcctggacaTAGCAAATGCTATGttaatgttgttgctgttattattatttatgccACATAAGATTAAACTGCAAAAATTGATGTTATAACAAATGGATAAATACACTGTATGTTAGCTTTatctaaaataataaagtctctAAACAGGagtttttctcattaaaataagaatttcacTTGTACCAAATGgaattaactttataaaaaaaaataggagcaTTAGTAAATTTGCAAAATTTATCACAGCAATCTTATGTGTGTTTATTCTCAAGAAGCTGTTTAATAAACACTATCTTTAAAAGTTGTAAAGAATGAATACACATTTCCTAGTAGCAAAAAACACTACTAGGCTGAAGGAATGccttattcaattttttaaagctaattcTACTAGAAGCAGCAATATTTGCATTGGAAGACTTGtctatggaaaaatctgaacgtAGAAAGGCTTGGACTTGGGAAGACTAATTTTAAAAAGGTCTGGATCTGGGGAAAGTTTGGAAGACCTGAACTATGGAACATGTTAAAATACCTGGATATCGTAGACACTGGAAGACCTGAATGTTAGAAGACCGGTACACCAGAGACGTTGGAAGACGTAGATATTGAGCCTGCTTTTGGAAGACTGAGTAGTTGTTTGGAAGACATGGAGATGCTGGAAGACGTGGAGATGCTGGAAGACGTAGAAATGCTGGAAGACGTAGAAATGCTGGAAGACGTAAAGATGTTGGAAGACGTGGAGATGTTGGAAGACGTGGAGATGCTGGAAGACACAGAGATGCTGGAAGACGAGCAGATGCTGGAAGCCCTGGAGATGCTGGAAGACCTGGAGGTGTAGGAAGACGAGGATTTTCTGGAAGACACACCTTCGTTGGAAGACAAGGATTTCCTGGAAGGCGCACCTTCATTGGAAGACAGGGATTTTCTGGAAGACATGGATTTCCTGGAAGGCGCACCTTCATTGGAAGACGAGGATTTTCTGgaagacacacctttgttggaaGACAAGGATTTCCTGGAAGGCGCACCTTCATTGGAAGACAGGGATTTTCTGGAAGACGTGGATTTCCTGGAAGGCGCACCTTCATTGGAAGACAGGGATTTTCTGGAAGACGTGGATTTCCTGGAAGGCGCACCTTCATTGGAAGACAGGGATTTTCTGGAAGACGTGGATTTCCTGGAAGGCGCACCTTCATTGGAAGACGAGGATTTTCTGGAAGACGTGGATTTCCTGGAAGGCGCACCTTCATTGGAAGACTAGGATTTTCTGGAAGACGTGGATTTCCTGGAAGGCGCACCTTCATCGGAAGACGAAGATTTTCTGGAAGACATGGATTTTCCTGGAAGGTGCACCTTCATTGGAAGACGaggattttctggaagagatggatAGGCTGGAAGACATGAATTTGATGGAAGACACAGTTTTGTTGGAAGACAAATATTTGCTGGAAGACATGGATTTCCTGGAAGACATTGATTTTCTGGAAGCCATGGATTTGATGGAAGACATGGATTTCCTGGAAGACATGGCTTTTCTGGAAGACATGGATTTTCAGGAAGACCCGAATTGTCCGGAAGACCTGGATTATTTGGAAGACGTAGATTTGCTGGAAGACCTGGAAGTTATAGGAAGACATGAATTTTCTGGAAGACGTGGCTTTGCTGGAAGACCTGGATTTAGTGGAAGACATAGATTTTGTCTGGAAGACGTGGATTGACTGGAAGACTGGATTTGATGGAAGACATGGATTGGTTGGAAGACTTGTATTTTTCTGGAAGATCTGGATTTGATGGAAGACGTAGATATTTCTGGAAGACATGGACTGAGAGGAAGACCTGGATTTCTTTCTGGAAGACATGGATTGACTGGAAGACTTGCATTTTTCTGGAAGACATAAATTAGCTGGAAGACTTGAATTTGGTGGAAGACAAAGATTTTCTGGAAGACATGAGTTGGCTGGAAGACCTTGAAATTGTTGGAAGACATGGATTTTCCTGGAAGATATGGATTTTTTGGAAGACCTATATTTGCTGGAAGACTAGATTTACTGGAAGACATGGATTGACTGGAAGTCGTGGATTTTCTGGAAGACTGGTTTAGCTGGAAGACCTTGATGTTGCTGGAAGACTTGGAATTAGTTGGAAGACTTGGAGTTGCTGGAAGATCTAGAGTCACTGGAAGACCTTGACACTGGCGCCACTGGAAACCCTGGACATTGGAGACATTGGAAGCACAGGATGTTGGAGACATTGGAAGTCTTAGATTTTGAGGACATTTGTTATTCTGGACATTGGAGACTTTGGAGGCCCTGAGTGTTAGAGTTAATGGATACTGGAAGCCCTGAAAACTAAAGACACTGCAAGTCCTGTACCTTGGAAGCCCTAAACATTGGAAGATATGGACAATAGAAGACCTAGACATTTAGAAATCTTAAAATCAGAAGGCCTGGATATTGGGAGACGCTGGAAAACCTGGATATTGACATATTTATGTTAAAGGACATAGAATTTGGAAGATGTAGTTTTCATGATGCTATAAGTCAAGGATGTTGGCAGCCCTGGACATTAGGACACTTGGACATTAAAAGATCAAGATATTAAGAGACTGAGCTATTCAAACACTGAGGATGTTGGAACACCTCAATGTTAGAAGACCAGGTTCTTGGAGATATTGAAAGACTTGGGCATTAGAGGAACTTGTGATGACTAAACATTGTAAAATCAGGATTTTAGAGATACTATAAATTGCAGGAACTGAACTATCTATGTGCTGTAAGATATTAGAAGAGCTAGACTTTTGTACACAATGAAATACATGGACTCTAGAACACCTGTCTAGGAGGCATTGGTGGATTGAGAACATAGGAAAAAATGGCATTTAGAACTCTGGACCCTGAAAGGCAAGACGTAGAATTAGAAGATTAATTTTTGGAGATATTAGAAGACCCTGATATTAAGGAGATTAGAAAACATTGGCAGTGAAGATACTGCAGGCCAGAGAGTAGAAAACATGGAAACTGTAACATGCAGAAGATCTAGAAGATCTGGCAACTGGAGATATTAGATGACACGTAGCTCAGAAGACTTGATATTAGAGACACTGAAAAACTAAAAGGACTAATCTTAGTCCTTTTTAATCTTAGAGATACTGGAAGGTcgtattgaaaaataatttcatactAGGACCTGATGTGACATCAAAAGACATAAGACTAACAGTCTTTATGAATATAGCATCTCTTCCACTAAAAAGTAAAACACAGAGAAAGGATATTTTAGGAAGATGACAAAGAGGAAACAGGCAAATTAATTAGAAGTAGTTTCAATGGATTGGATCATATTTCATAGTTTCAGTGAACTGGGATTTTGGGGGTTTATCGACTGGCAGCACAAGAGTGAGGAATTATCAAAGAACAAGCAAAGACATGGCCAGGGGAACCACCTGGCTTTAGATCAGGGGTCAGCAAAAGTTATCTGTAAAggatcagatagtaaatatttatggTTTTGCAGGTCGCGAGGTTTCtcttgcaactactcaactctaccATTGTAGCGCCACCTTAGAAAACACATAAATGAGCTGGGCCAGACTTGGCTCAAGGGCCTTAATTTGCCAGGCCCAGCTCTAGATACCACATCTAGGGTGTGGTAAACTTAAGTACATTCCAGTCTAGCACTCATGGAAAAGAGTGGATAGAGCAGTTTGAAGCCCAGCGGTAAATAAAGATCCTATGCgtgtgatgctgatgctgctgctgctgctgctaagtcgagtcagtcgtgtccgactctgtgcgaccccatagacggcagcccaccaggctcccccgtccctgggattctccaggcaacaacactggagtgggttgccatttccttctccaatgcatgaaagtgaaaagtgaaagtgaagtcgctcagtcatgtctgactcttagtgaccccatggacttcagcccaccaggctcctccatccatgggattttccgggcaagagtaccggagtggggtgccactgccttctccggcatATGATGCTATTCAGGAGACAAAGCTGGCAAGAACCTAAGAATGAAGTTTAGATCTCCGATTGTTTCAGGGCCCTCAACAAGGATATTTGTATTCAGAGCCAAAATTAAGTGGGTGGTATTCAAGGCCCCAGCCTAGGGGGATAGGGTTCAGTGAGGATGCCCTAATTTAGTAGGTTGGAAGCTTAAGAAGAAActcacacaaaaatattttttaaaagaagaaactcaCCACTACAGACTAGGGTTATCCTGCCAAGATTAAGCATCACCcaccaaaagagagagagagtcccCAGCCCAGGGCAGCCAAGGACCTAGTGACAAAGCCCTCATTCTAAGTCCCGTGTTCTTGTCATCCTACCACTGCCAAATAATCTCGAGGTGTTTGCAGTGATGGAGGAGAACAGGAAGGAGATTACAGCTTGGTAGGCTCATCTCAGGCACTCTGGCTTCAAATAATTAAGTTTCTGATTTCTGGTCTTACTCACCAGAGACTGATAAGCTTAAGAGATCAGAATTGAGCTATAGGCTAAAGACAGGGCTGAGGAAGGGAGGGACTATCATTTTTattgcaaaaaaagaaacactggcAGACAAAACTGGTTAAGGTACACTGAGATTGGGCCCAGACTTCAAGGTTAAGTGGGTGAACATATAGACAATTGGCAGCCACTGACGATTTTTGAACAAGAAAGTACCAGAATCAGAGTTTGCACAAGGAAAGTTAGTCAAGGGGCAAGATGTTGAGTGCCAaagactactatatatatatatataaatataagtagAACACCAAAGACTCCAAGTTAAAACATTTAAAGGGTTGGATAGGATGTGAATTATGAGACCATTATAGTTGAATTAAGGTTGAATTAAGTTGAATTACATTTCTGTTGCTCAACATACATAGCATCTGTGTTACGATGAGTACTTAGCATTCTAAATACGACTATTTCAAACTGCTTGAATGCTATCACAGAATACAAGAAATACAATACAAAGAAGTTCAGAAGCTAGTTATGAGGAACTGTCTTGTTCTCATCTAGTAAGATTACTTAGACATCCAATTTCTCTCAAAGACAGCTGAACTAATACTTTGTGTGGTTTAAGCACACAAAGGTCTATATAGCTTAAGGTCCCATATAGCTTTATCTTTGGCTCCTATTAACAGAGTCACTTAGTTATCTTAAAAGTGGAACCAGGTGGATGGATTATTTTCTAAAGAATAGAAATACATCCATGTGAGAAAAGTCATTACCCTTAATCACTGTATAAATAACCacattataaatatatcataTGAAATCACTTAGGTCAAGGTATGACAGGGACTAAGGAATTATTGTCAGGTATCCCTcgcaagcaaacaaacagaaatatttaaCATTGATTTTTACTCCTTCTCTCTTTGTGAGACCATCATGTATAACTTATTTTGAAGGAAATCAGATAAAATTTGGCAAAGATAGTGAATGATCATATTCTAGTTCTTTAATGGTTATTCACACTAAAATAATAGTGACAGCAACaacttattgagcatttactttatgccaggcactgtgttaaacATTTCATACAACCTCATAGCAATCCTATAAGTAAGCATTTTCAACCCCGTTTTACAGATCAGAAACTGAAGTCTGAAATGGTTTAAAAACATGGCCACAGTTACATAGCTGTTAATTGGCAGGGGCAGGATTGCAAGCAGGCAGATACCTATACCTGGTTCCCAAGCCTAAGATCCATGCTAATTTCTCACACCTCAACAGGCCAAGGATTATTCTGCCAGGACTAAG
This genomic interval from Bos indicus x Bos taurus breed Angus x Brahman F1 hybrid chromosome X, Bos_hybrid_MaternalHap_v2.0, whole genome shotgun sequence contains the following:
- the CDR1 gene encoding LOW QUALITY PROTEIN: cerebellar degeneration-related antigen 1 (The sequence of the model RefSeq protein was modified relative to this genomic sequence to represent the inferred CDS: substituted 3 bases at 3 genomic stop codons), which codes for MDFLEGAPSLEDEDFLEDTPLLEDKDFLEGAPSLEDRDFLEDVDFLEGAPSLEDRDFLEDVDFLEGAPSLEDRDFLEDVDFLEGAPSLEDEDFLEDVDFLEGAPSLEDEDFLEEMDRLEDMNLMEDTVLLEDKYLLEDMDFLEDIDFLEAMDLMEDMDFLEDMAFLEDMDFQEDPNCPEDLDYLEDVDLLEDLEVIGRHEFSGRRGFAGRPGFSGRHRFYISGRHGLRGRPGFLSGRHGLTGRLAFFWKTXISWKTXIWWKTKIFWKTXVGWKTLKLLEDMDFPGRYGFFGRPIFAGRLDLLEDMD